In Papaver somniferum cultivar HN1 unplaced genomic scaffold, ASM357369v1 unplaced-scaffold_123, whole genome shotgun sequence, the genomic stretch ACTTCAATATCCACATCATTTAGAGGTCTTCTAAAGGAAAAATTCCAACTTCTTATTAGTATTCAAATTTAACATCTCTTGAATCTTGCTAATATTATAAAGAGCTGGAAATAAAGCCACTAAGGTTTGGACGTTAATCCACCTGTCTTTTTAGAACAGACACCTATTTCCACTATTCACTTGCACAACAGAATTCAGGTCAACATTTGAACAACATTTCAGAATCCTTGACCATAGACTCTTTCCAACTGCCTTCTTACTTGGGTTACGATAGAGAACTTTTTCATTGCCTCCAAATTTGTGGTTTATTAACTTTCTCCAAAAAGTATTCTTTTCTTTTCCATACCCTCCAAATCCATTTTGTATGCAGAGATTTATTCAGCAGTTTCAACTTCTTAATGTCGACACCATTAAACTCTTCCGGTAAACAAACTTATCCTAACTTACCCATCCTTGCATTCCTTTATGCTTTGAATATCCCAAGAACTTGCCTCATAATGTTATTCATATGTTTTTTAATAGAAACTGGTAATTGAAATAAACATAAGTGATACACTGGAAGGAATTAGAGAGCACACTCTTGATTAGCATCAGTCTTCCACCATTTAATAAGTATCTTTTCAGCCAAATACTTACTTTCTTCTGAAAATTCTGAAGTATAGCATCCCAAATACCCACAACTTTTGATTTACTCCCTAACGGAATTCCCAGATACTTCCTGGGAATAGTTGTAAGAAGGAATCCAAAGTTGATAGCACTTCCATAAGCTCTAGTAGCATTACCAACTGCAACAATCATACTTTTCTTGAAATTTTTCAAACcagagtgttagagcactgctcgattgaactcgcatgcattgctatctcaagcatgtttgtcaatgttggtgatcaaaactataagtcttgatttccagtatactatagctaagtctcggactaggatagaaagtgtagttgagctcaagaactccatggcgatcatcatacaagacgaagaactactcaaggaactggtgaaactttatcgactaaaaggtatatggagacttgaacttatgtatcactcaaaagtctatctactctatctcctatcttgagacaaaagtcgttttgctatatagactttgattatacacatttgttatttcgagccgagtttatctcgcttatatatttctcgaaatatgtgttggtaagctttcgctttggccaagttcatctttacctagtgacgaaagtcatgttatttttcaatcacttgaaaatggctttgacgaaaaatagtttgtgaataacaactatataacgtcctctaggaatgtttcaatgatttaaatgagagtttagattatataaccaatgttagatataagcattgtgtggtaacacatacatgtataagtccttattccttgaaccaaagtctcTGTactcggaggttctcttcccgaaaaaatctgctggagtttgtgaactatttacaaacttatttcgggtacttaagtacgcatacctggtccgcgtacttaggttggttatattctaaaaacgattattcgtgaacttatatttatattaactaaagaatgcaagtttgcaaaccatggctataaagttcacgaatcgattcgagtgaatcaaatcatttttgcttcgattgtgtcttgtatacttctataagatctaagcatttgagaaactctctaactagttcatttgagtcatttgaactagttatggtgaagaagaacatggttgatatgaaagtgctcatatggctaaccatttggttaactactgttgaaccaacaaatgtacatgtttgggtacggttacacaaacctaaaacgtgcatttctttGTGTGTatcaatctaagttttcgatctaacggttgaaagatattagcttgaatctaatcagattttcatctaacggtgaatattggatgctttgttactaagctagcattgattgcaaaccctgatttgaaagactatataagggagaactctagcaaatgggaaacctaatcccaatacctcctgtgtgatactagttgcataagctagcgTCAAttatcttttaaccttaggtttctaccgagaccctgtaggttaacgacttgaagacttcattgggattgtgaagccagaccgatactactttcttgtagttgtgtgatctggtcttgttgtttctatcgtattgagtacaatcgtaacgattggcttgagattgatatctccgataggcaagatataaaagtagtcacaaacatcttcgtctcattgtctgtgattccacaatatcttctttcttcgtgtcgattaagattattgtgaggtgattgataatactaggttgttcttcgggaatataagtccgggttatcaattggttcctgttcaccttgatttatcaaaagacggaacaaaactcgtaggtatttctgtgggagacagatttatctattactttagacttttctgtgtgatacagatttgtttattaaagtcctcgactttgggtcgtaacaactcttagttgtgggtgagatcagctaagggaatcaagttcgtagcatcctgctgggatcagagacataggagcataactgtaccttggatcagtgtgagattgattggggttcaactacagtccataccgaagttagtttgtagtaggctagtgtatgcagcggcttagtacagtgtgtgttcaatctggactaggtcccggggtttttctgcatttgcggtttcctcgttaacaaaacttctggtgtctgtgttatttcttttccacattatattttgttatataattgaaatatcacaggtcgtgcgtttgaatcaatcaatttggaaatccaacctttggttgttgattgaaattgattgatacttgaacgttggtctttggtaccgttcaagtgatttctcttgtattcaattagactcgcagatttttatttacttgagtaagtattgaattgagaaagagagatataactccttgatatactttattaagattgagtctagttgattatcttgaaattatattagagttagtccatacagattgctaattgaaatattgggtgtggttgttgtacccccgcattttcacagaAAACATTTGAAAAGCTAGCAAAACATTCTTGGGATTGTTGTCGTCCAAAAAAAACAATAAGATCATCTGCAAGCTGCAAATGATAGATCTCATGAGCATCAATTGCTGGCTTTACACCAAAAATAAGTTGCAGAGAAACAACTATATCATCAAATGCTTTCAATTAATTGCTTGAGATGTGGCCTGAAATTCATATTCAAGGACCTAAGAAGATCATTTATTTGGAAGTTTATTTTTCCAGCTATAATTTGGTTAGATTATCTGCAACCTGCAAATTATTGATCACATGAGCATCAACTATTGGCTTAAAACCAGAAATAAGCTGCAAAGAAACTGCTCCTTTAATCATCAAATGCTTTCAATTTATTGATTCAGATGTGGCCTAAAGTAAAGATTCAAGGAGCTGGGAAGATCATTTGTATGTTTATTTTTCCAACTACAATTTAGTTAATATGGAACGAGGGGAACTCAAGAGCTTTTCAACCAACAATCGCAACAGGTGAAGAACGTCGCAATTAACATTAAGTCACCCTTTTATCGTGTTGTAAGGTCAGTCCTTCACCCTGAACTTGCTATTATTCTGGTTGTTGGATGCTAAGATGGGATGTTCTCTTCATTTGGGGGGTACACACTaaactcttctttttcttctcttatttCGTACAcagtttctttttcgttttccttTTATGTGCTTGAGCGTGAGATCTTTGTCTCTGCGATAGCTCTCTCTTTTGTTCACAATCTTTTTGTCAATACAAACTCACAATTCAAAAGAAATTTATTTTCCCCAACCCCCCATGCTTGGTACATGTGAGaaattaaagagaaaaccaaCTTATGAGAAGAAAATTAGATGCAGTAAAAGAGGCTAAATATATAAATGCAGAACAGGCTGAATGTGGGGGTCTACTGCTAGCATTGGGATGGGCAAAAGAGGAAGGAATATAACATGCGTGTTTTGGACTTGATGCACAGACAGTAGCAGAAGCAGTCAATGGAAATCAACATAAAGTTGCTTGGGAAAATCATTCTCTTTTCTTAGATATAAAACTTATGTTTAGCAACAACTCTTTATGGTGTTGCAAGTTTATTAATAGAAGTTATAATAAGCCAGCTGATAAAATGACCAGGCATGCTAGAGTTTTCAAAACTTCGAGAGTTTGGATGTTGAATCCACAAAGTTTTATTTAGAAGAGGATAGAACTTTTGTAACTCAATCCATACAGTAACAAATTTCttctttcaaaataaataaataaataataagatacaataaaaatatattccttcTTTGAATTATGAGAAAGGAAAAAATCAGCTCAGCGTAAAAGCACTGCACCTGATATTATTTCCTCGTAGTCTAGGTCCTAGTAAGTAAGTTTTATTCGCGCAcatttgcaactccgaacccaagtcgcatattatgtggcattcccggattattcgcgaatcgttcacgaattttacgtatcccgaatgatacgtccgcttaattcgccataaattctttagcttttacttttcaaagactccactttttgggctttactgcctcccgagcatacacgaccgagtattagacgtgttgtaatttttatgaaacaaaaacgactgaagagatttgaaggtgaaggtgagagagatctcaaactcactaaccaagcatctaaaccaccatacgacgtcttcttggataactaatgttgtatatattattaatatcatcatattaaatttattttttctttaaataactcacacatatgcataaaaattggtttatgaccttataaatacaaattgtttgttatatatagataccgaattttcagagctgaactcacatttataaatcgaattatacacgtacgtatgccgttccgaattactgacgagtCACGTCCCgtcgaccgaattttggaccaaatctgaattttacaaaaccgcCGTaaaatactcgtacgtttgtcgttccgtacgtttgccgaatttCGAATCGCTGACTAGGGTCTAGGTACAAAGTGATACGCAAAGCCATTCAAAGTGGAATGAGAAGACTTTCTGGATACTGTATAAAGATTTCAAGTTTGTAAAAGAATATAAAATAGaccaaattgaaaaaatgaaagatatttttccaaaaacggaggtagtatatcACTCGTTGTAGATGGTCTTATAATTCGGGGATGGGATAACCCCCCGTATCCCTAGCACAAGCTGTCGACGGGAAGCTGGTTAATGGGATGCCTCTACCATTATTTGGAGCCCCGCTTGCATTTGGTTGAGAACTTGAGGTGGTCTTGGATAGCATGGAAAAAAATTGCACGTACAACTTCAAACCATATCAAACTAGCATTTGATCCTGACTGTTTTTTCACCGTAAAAACTAAATTGTGGTGGCACAGTATGTTCTTCATGCCATCCTAATGCAGGAGACTTGCTACTCAAGAAGCCAAAAGCCATTCTGTAAAATATGGAACTGAATACCTTAGAGAGAATAAAGAGATTTTACAAAAAAGAGAGAATATCCCTTCCATTCAAAACCTCATCCAGATTGAACCTTATCAGCGGAAGAGTTGCCCGCCTAATAACATGACAATACCATACTCTGCACTCCTCCAATGGAATTCCAATCTTCTGGAAAGCTGAATTGCTGCTCTTGACTGAGTTAGTCTCGTGTGAATCTGCCTCTTCATACATACCCATCAATTCGAGACTTGGAATTATAGCCATGATTTCTGCAGAGATAATTAGTTGCAATCCAAGACCAGCAGCTGTAGCTTCAAGAACACTACCGCTGTGATCTCTGCAAATAAACCCAGCTGCGGACTTCCTGCATTACCCCCATCACAACATACTAGAATGTGAACCATTTTAGGTGAACTCCAACTACACTCAATGTTTCTCAATCTTCTTTGAGGTCTGCAACCAATAATTGAAAAAAGACAATATAACTAAATCAGAAATGTGATTAGCCATTGTACTTTCCTATCTTACTCTACTTACATAAATCTAATGGGATAAAGTAACCTACAGTCTACTCagacttaacttgttacacaaaaGTATGTGATTTCTTGTGAGCTGCACCTGCACAATCAGAGATAAGCTTGCTACCAACCAAAGTTCCTTTACTGCAGAACTTCTATACTTAACAATTGAAATCATCTTCAGCACCCAAAATACTATTTAAACCACTCACTGACAGAGATCATTTGCAAAATCACAATGCCATACATATATCTTAACCACTGAGACTAAAAGGACAGCAAAACATGCAACAGAACCCATTGCCATTATCACTGGGGCTACACTCGTTATCGCTATATGGTATTAAACTAGAGGTTCTAGCAATGCATGGAAGCATGTCTCACATCTAAACACAAATAATTGTATGAGAGGTATTCAAATGACAAACAAAATACCAGTTAATGTGGCTGTTCACCAGGTTAGATGGATTTTTTATAGCATCGTACAAGGACTGCTCGAAAATTGGCTGTAAGAAGAATGTAAATCCACCCATGTTAGATGGAACATTATTAGCATCTACACTGTGTACGCAGAGAGTTAAAGGCTTGCATGAACGACTAAATAAGGGAAAATAAGAGCAGGATGTCAGGTAGTACCATAACATAACTAAACACACAGAATTTAACACTACAGCTTGAATTAGAATACTAGGGAAAAAGAAGTAGCTATcaatagtaatttttataaacTAGCAAAATAAGAAAAACTGCAAAAAGCAATCCAACCAGTCTCAAAATCTGTTGTCATCCTGCACGGCCACTCCCTTCATGAGTAGGGTTCACGgcaaaatcagaatcatcaatgcATGGCTGCAGGAAGAAAGCTTTCCTCGTACTAGAATATCTAGTAGAAGTTTCAGAAGCGATCCGTAATTTACTGCTGTTGAGCCTGCCTAGACTGAGCACCTCCATACCCACTACCACCATAACCCATTTGCCCACCTGAGGTTGCTTGAGCAGCTCCATAAGCTCCTGCTTGTGAGGCGTCAGACCTCCAAAAACCTGAATTAGCATCACCACCGAAATACCCTGACCCTTGCTGCTCTCCCCCGCCACCGGAGGCACCACCATTGCTAGTAGGGGTACTACCAGCACGCCCTCCTACAGCCCCGTAAGAACCTTGATTTGCAGCATAAGATCCATCACTCCCACCATATCCACCATATCCATAACCTTGACTACCAAAACCACCAGCAGCACCACTTGGAGATTGACCTGTCGGTGCAGAACCTGCACCAGCACTACCTGCAGCACCACCAGCACCTGGAGCATTCCAAGGAGCTGTATTTCCATAGCCTGCATTAGCACCGTATCCAGCAGAACCAAAACCAGAAGGAGCTTGGGCACCCCATGGGCTCCTAGGTGCACCAGGTGGCCCACTCACATAGCCAGCATTTGGAGCATTGGGATTTCCATAAGGTCCAGCAGGACCACTGAATCCAGCACTAGCCCCACCATAACCATAACCACCATAGCCCACACCGTTGTTTGCAGCCCCATATCCAtagccgccgccgccaccatagCCAGCAGAACCATATGGAAACCCACCTCCACCGGCTTGAGGTGGCACATACCTATTAGCATCCATACGTGCATCATATGCACCACCATTTCCACCTGAACCACCATAACCTTGGTAACCACCGCCACCTGAACGTCCACCACCATTACCTCCCCCGCCAGGGTTTGCATCTTTTGGAAGAGCACGTTTAACCTCCACAAGTTTCCCATTCAAATCATGGAAGGACTTTGTAAGAACATTATCGACAGAATCTTCAGACTCAAAGGAGATGAAACCAAATCCACGAGGCCTCTGAGTACTTTGATCATACATAACTACTACATCTGTTACAGTACCATACTGCTCAAAATATGAACGGAAACCATCCTCAGTTAAGGTTGGAGGCAATCCTCctacaaatatcttctttgtcttaataTTACCCCCACCTCCAAAATTTCTACCTGCACTAGGGTTTCCAGATTTAACAGAAGTGTGCTGCTCTTCTTTTGATAAAGCTCTTTTAGCTTCAACCtgcaaacaacaaaaaaaacaacagtTACAACATGAAAGTAATTGGTATTACACAAGTAACTGCAATACAATGCCATTGaaaagtcatcaacaaactcatAGGTTTCAGTTTGCACAGGCACATCCGCATATTATTGAAAATTATGTCAAATCAAACAAATCAAGAAACACAATAAAGACCTAAAATTTAACTTTTCCAAAATCCAAAAAACTGATATTCGGAATCAGTCATGGCTAGAAtgcatcaaaaaaacaaaaagaacaccTTAGAGTGCCTGTGTTGGGCCAGCAAATCACAAATTTAGGGCAAACTTATGTACGGTCTACTACAAAGACATAAACTATACCCAAATTCAACGCATAATGAAGCTGAAACCCCATCAATAAAGTGAAGGATCTAAACATCTAACAACATTGGAATCACAACTGAGCTATGAAAGAAACAAGCTTCAACgaggaacttttttttttttgacacccattaaaaaataagataaaaacaaGAAACCAGTGAAACCAATCAATCAATTAAGTAATGAAAATTGTGGATCGAGTTTGGTTTAAACAAAATCTGGATCTCTTCTGAACTCACCGTTCTACCATCAATGGTATGTTTATCTTGAAGAACCATATCAAGAATAGAAGGATCTGCAAAAACAACAAATCCAAAACCTCTGGGTCTTCCTGTAATCTTATCACGCATGATCACAGTTTGTACTACTTCTCCATACTTTCCAAAATATTCAGTCAACTTTTCTTCTGTTGTATCCCATGATATTCCTCCTATAAACAACTTCCCTTGATCTGAATCCATCTCTCTCTGTAAATATCCTTCTCTCTCTACTGAGGAAGAAGCACAAGAGATGAAGTGAtgagggttttgagccaaagaCGCCGACTTCAGCTTTCAAGAAAATATCTAAATAtcctctctttctctttttctagctcttctctctctcttttcttgagaataaataaataagaacaaAAAATTGTACTATTTGGATGGCTGCGATGTATTTGATTAAAGTTTAATGGTTGCGATTTTATTATTTTGTGTTAGGGGGTACACTAAAGAAAACTAGTGCTTGATTGGTTATAGACCAAGTTTGTGTGTGCTCCTAATATATTTCCCCTACACCAGTGTGTATGGTTTTAGccttttagggtttccttgttTGTGTCCAAATCTCTATTATCTTCgtcctctgttttcttcttccattttaGGAAAATTAATGTCAAGTTTATGTCCATTTGATGTATTACAGAGGCGGTTTACCTCTTTTCCTTTTGTGATGTAAATTGAAAACTTATGAGTTTTTACGATTGGTAAATATCCATGTAAGAAGCCTATAAAATTACAGAGATTATGGTTTGTTTTATCTGGCTAAATGGTGCCTATGCCATTTAATTGGGACCTATGAATTTTTTCATCCAACCCATaaagaatgataaggggtgtctaagtttgatgaaactaccattttatactctatcaaatattaatactactaatttatccccatcaaatcctaatcataaaattaaaatcataaaactaaaatcataaaatttaaaaactaaaatcaaaatcataaaattaaaaactaaaatcaaaatcaaattcatttccatctccacttcaactgattcttcttcttttcttctcaacccaatcttataaactaggttttagtaacatcaaattgttcaaaaattgaaaattttgaaatcaaaatttttttggtttaccataatcggttaacgttaatgtatatgtgatccgattgcaaATAGAAACAGTTTATGTTCATGCacacaaagaccgattgtccttgatatgttttctggttcgagaaatttgaaccagaatcggattacattagcacttataaaaaccgattgctgatgtataatgttagaatcggattttatatgtgtgtcgagtaaaccgattgttgttctcaatttttctgtatctttttttttgttagaatcggattacatgagcattcttataaaccgattcttgttgtgcaatgtcaggaatcggtttttatatatgtatcgcGTAAATCGATTctggttaacccattttttttcagttaatactcggtcataaaatgagtatgaaatcatactcgatttcatttcattaactcgggtatagaatgaatttaattttatttgatgtttaacaacacatcacagataaaaaaagagaaaatttacccacaatcggtttacgttcatgccaatataaaccgattatggataatcggttgattttcatgtccatataaaccgattctggatagaagctagtttcaaaaaatctctgtatgtttttgaggTTACAATCGGTATATGTGacaacatataccgattctgagttggtgttcttcaaaaaatttcaaaatttcaaatttttgcatgttcagatgattaattaacacaagttaatTCCACATCTAACATTATACTTTACCACTAATCACCcgcattaacactaattaatcagcggtaaattagccattaagaaaatagttggttaaggggtttctatgaattacttcttaatgaccctattttgtcatgtagctgtaggccccaattaagtggcagaTGCCCCGATTTAGCCAGGTTGTTTTAGATCTGAGTCAAGAGGAAAAT encodes the following:
- the LOC113330978 gene encoding heterogeneous nuclear ribonucleoprotein 1-like; this translates as MDSDQGKLFIGGISWDTTEEKLTEYFGKYGEVVQTVIMRDKITGRPRGFGFVVFADPSILDMVLQDKHTIDGRTVEAKRALSKEEQHTSVKSGNPSAGRNFGGGGNIKTKKIFVGGLPPTLTEDGFRSYFEQYGTVTDVVVMYDQSTQRPRGFGFISFESEDSVDNVLTKSFHDLNGKLVEVKRALPKDANPGGGGNGGGRSGGGGYQGYGGSGGNGGAYDARMDANRYVPPQAGGGGFPYGSAGYGGGGGYGYGAANNGVGYGGYGYGGASAGFSGPAGPYGNPNAPNAGYVSGPPGAPRSPWGAQAPSGFGSAGYGANAGYGNTAPWNAPGAGGAAGSAGAGSAPTGQSPSGAAGGFGSQGYGYGGYGGSDGSYAANQGSYGAVGGRAGSTPTSNGGASGGGGEQQGSGYFGGDANSGFWRSDASQAGAYGAAQATSGGQMGYGGSGYGGAQSRQAQQQ